From the genome of Kaistella daneshvariae, one region includes:
- a CDS encoding M1 family metallopeptidase produces the protein MKFFSCGKTLKITAFIGLFLLFSNFVFAQELYFPRNIAAAYKNETRSPDGKPGKYYWQNTGNYAIDFRVDTEKKIIYGKETIQYQNNSPDALKTLVLRFVNNVHKPTSPRASKVSPEFLSEGLKLKSLSVNGEKYEVNSEEWDTVFELKLNKPLQAKSTSEVKMEWEFPLSQESGREGIIDENTFFCAYAYPRISVYDDYNGWDRLPHNGRQEFYNDFNNYKVSITAPKNFVVYATGIFQNPEEVLQPAILEKFRKSLTSNQIIHVATEEEVQNHKITAQNDFNTWKFTAENISDFTFGLSSSYIWDASSVLLDSKRVSTQAAYKAGTPDFEKYVEWKNYSIKYFSTQWPGFEYPFPTMTAFQGFADMEYPMMVNDTAIPDNFADSRQTVDHEIAHMYFPFMMGTNETRYAFMDEGWATAFEYLIGEAENGKEFNDEMFTDFRVKRYTNDTSAEEDQPIISMSSQLSGMGYGSNAYIKPALAYLALKDMLGDKLFKNTLHYYMNLWKGKHPTPWDFFNSFNAGSAQNLNWLWQNWFFSNHYIDLKITSAKISGKKAKFYVNNVGGFAIPFDVEITYEDGTTFKKHFTPEVWKNGSTFKTTIPVKQKVSWVKIDGGIFMDFTPEDNIFKN, from the coding sequence ATGAAATTTTTTTCCTGCGGTAAAACATTAAAAATTACCGCTTTTATTGGCCTTTTTTTGCTTTTCAGCAATTTCGTTTTTGCACAGGAACTTTATTTTCCGCGAAATATAGCCGCAGCCTACAAAAATGAAACGCGTTCGCCCGACGGAAAACCCGGAAAATATTACTGGCAAAACACGGGAAATTATGCCATTGATTTTCGCGTCGATACGGAGAAGAAGATTATTTACGGAAAAGAAACCATTCAATACCAAAACAATTCGCCGGATGCTTTAAAAACATTGGTACTACGTTTTGTCAATAACGTTCACAAACCGACGTCGCCACGCGCTTCGAAAGTTTCACCGGAATTTTTGAGTGAAGGTTTAAAGCTAAAATCGCTTTCCGTAAACGGTGAAAAATACGAGGTAAATTCTGAGGAGTGGGACACTGTTTTTGAATTGAAATTGAATAAACCACTTCAGGCTAAATCAACCAGTGAAGTGAAAATGGAGTGGGAGTTTCCTTTGTCGCAGGAAAGCGGCAGGGAAGGAATCATTGATGAAAACACTTTTTTCTGCGCCTACGCGTACCCGAGAATTTCTGTCTACGATGATTACAACGGCTGGGACCGATTGCCGCACAACGGCCGTCAGGAATTTTATAATGATTTTAATAATTACAAGGTTTCCATTACCGCACCGAAAAATTTCGTCGTGTATGCGACCGGAATTTTTCAAAATCCTGAAGAAGTTTTGCAGCCGGCAATTTTAGAAAAATTTCGAAAATCGTTGACTTCAAACCAAATCATTCACGTTGCGACCGAAGAAGAAGTCCAAAATCATAAAATTACGGCGCAAAATGATTTCAATACCTGGAAATTCACCGCTGAAAACATCAGCGATTTTACATTTGGGCTTAGTTCGAGCTATATTTGGGATGCTTCGAGTGTGCTTTTGGATTCAAAACGCGTCAGCACGCAAGCGGCCTACAAAGCTGGAACTCCGGATTTTGAAAAATATGTGGAATGGAAAAATTACAGTATTAAATATTTTTCCACGCAATGGCCGGGATTCGAATATCCGTTCCCGACCATGACAGCGTTTCAGGGTTTTGCGGACATGGAATATCCGATGATGGTGAATGATACGGCGATTCCCGATAATTTCGCAGATTCCCGCCAAACGGTGGATCATGAAATTGCGCACATGTATTTCCCTTTTATGATGGGCACCAACGAAACGCGCTACGCTTTCATGGATGAAGGCTGGGCGACCGCTTTCGAATATCTCATAGGCGAAGCTGAAAACGGAAAAGAATTTAATGATGAAATGTTCACCGATTTCCGCGTGAAAAGATATACCAACGACACTTCGGCCGAAGAGGACCAGCCGATTATTTCGATGAGCAGCCAGCTTTCCGGGATGGGTTACGGCAGCAATGCGTACATCAAGCCTGCTTTGGCATACTTGGCTTTGAAAGATATGCTTGGCGACAAATTGTTCAAAAATACGCTGCATTATTATATGAATTTATGGAAAGGCAAACACCCGACGCCGTGGGATTTTTTCAACAGTTTTAACGCGGGAAGCGCGCAAAACCTAAACTGGTTGTGGCAGAACTGGTTTTTCAGCAATCATTATATCGATTTGAAAATCACGTCAGCAAAAATATCGGGCAAAAAGGCTAAATTTTACGTAAATAACGTGGGCGGTTTTGCGATTCCTTTTGATGTTGAAATTACTTACGAAGATGGAACAACTTTCAAAAAACATTTCACACCTGAGGTCTGGAAAAACGGTTCTACTTTTAAAACCACCATTCCGGTGAAGCAGAAAGTTTCTTGGGTTAAAATTGATGGTGGAATTTTTATGGATTTCACGCCGGAGGATAATATTTTTAAAAACTAA
- a CDS encoding M20/M25/M40 family metallo-hydrolase: MKNYAKLFLVSTVFAVGLNAQTKDQMVQSIMDETYKNSQLETLAYELLDGIGPRLVGSPKMQQAHDWAVKRFENWGIAAKNEQWGEWKSWERGTSSVEMVSPYVKSIEGMQLAFSPATSAKGVTADVIMLPTFKNKSEFDQWLPKVKGKLVMVSQYQPTGRPDENWKEFATPESYEKMKKDAQEAAEEWRKSVAATGETSRTLNAKLEQAGAAGILSSYWSRGFGVNKIFNAGTKKIPVFDISLEAYGQLYRMIRHSTTPRLKLVAQSKDKGSAPTFNTIAEIKGTEKPNEYVILSAHLDSWDGGTGATDNGTGTITMMEVARILKKYYPNPKRTIIVGLWGSEEQGLNGSRGYVSAHKNEMPNVQAVFNQDNGTGRIANISGQGFLHSYEYLGRWLSAVPRELTKDIKTTFPGFPGGGGSDHASFVAAGAPAFMLGSLSWDYGTYTWHTNRDTYDKIVFDELKSNVATIAILSYMASEDPEKASAEKIKLPLDRNGAPAQWPEVKEPTRKGGFD; the protein is encoded by the coding sequence ATGAAAAATTACGCGAAATTATTCCTGGTATCCACGGTTTTTGCCGTCGGGCTCAATGCGCAGACCAAAGACCAAATGGTGCAGTCCATCATGGACGAAACCTACAAAAATTCACAGCTTGAAACATTAGCTTATGAACTTTTAGATGGCATCGGACCGAGATTGGTGGGCAGCCCGAAAATGCAGCAGGCACATGACTGGGCGGTGAAACGTTTTGAAAACTGGGGAATTGCGGCGAAAAATGAACAATGGGGCGAATGGAAATCCTGGGAAAGAGGAACTTCTTCCGTGGAAATGGTTTCGCCGTACGTAAAATCGATTGAGGGAATGCAGCTTGCATTCAGCCCCGCGACTTCTGCAAAAGGCGTGACCGCCGATGTAATTATGCTTCCAACCTTTAAAAATAAAAGTGAATTCGATCAATGGTTGCCAAAAGTGAAAGGAAAACTGGTGATGGTTTCTCAATACCAACCGACCGGCAGACCGGACGAAAACTGGAAAGAATTTGCCACGCCTGAATCCTATGAAAAAATGAAAAAAGATGCTCAGGAAGCGGCAGAAGAATGGCGAAAATCCGTCGCAGCGACCGGTGAAACTTCACGAACTTTAAATGCAAAACTTGAACAGGCCGGCGCCGCAGGAATTCTTTCTTCCTATTGGTCACGCGGATTTGGTGTGAATAAAATCTTTAATGCCGGCACGAAAAAAATTCCGGTTTTTGATATTTCGCTGGAAGCTTATGGCCAGCTTTACCGAATGATTCGGCATTCAACTACACCTAGATTGAAACTGGTCGCTCAGTCCAAAGACAAAGGCTCCGCTCCTACTTTCAACACCATTGCGGAAATTAAGGGCACGGAAAAACCGAACGAATACGTCATCCTTTCCGCGCATTTGGATTCCTGGGACGGCGGCACCGGTGCTACCGATAACGGAACCGGCACCATCACCATGATGGAAGTGGCCAGAATTTTGAAAAAATATTACCCGAATCCGAAGCGCACGATTATTGTCGGACTTTGGGGCAGTGAAGAACAAGGGTTGAACGGCTCCCGTGGCTACGTTTCTGCTCACAAAAACGAGATGCCCAATGTACAGGCGGTTTTCAATCAGGATAACGGAACGGGAAGAATTGCGAATATCAGCGGCCAAGGCTTTCTGCATTCCTACGAATATTTAGGCAGATGGCTCAGCGCCGTACCGCGCGAATTGACCAAAGACATTAAAACTACTTTCCCGGGCTTTCCTGGTGGCGGCGGTTCTGATCACGCATCTTTCGTAGCAGCGGGCGCTCCGGCATTTATGCTCGGTTCATTAAGCTGGGATTACGGCACTTACACATGGCATACGAACCGCGATACGTACGACAAAATTGTTTTTGATGAGTTGAAAAGCAACGTAGCAACCATCGCGATTTTATCCTACATGGCAAGTGAAGATCCGGAAAAAGCATCCGCGGAAAAAATAAAATTACCGCTGGACAGAAATGGCGCGCCAGCGCAATGGCCTGAGGTGAAAGAACCGACACGCAAAGGCGGATTCGACTAA
- a CDS encoding phosphatidate cytidylyltransferase → MKKFTFLTLAIFALLSFTGCDAIGTIFKAGMWWAFFLIGAVIAVIIWLFTRGKN, encoded by the coding sequence ATGAAAAAGTTTACTTTCCTTACGTTAGCAATTTTCGCACTACTTTCATTCACCGGCTGTGACGCCATCGGCACGATTTTTAAAGCCGGAATGTGGTGGGCATTTTTCTTAATCGGTGCTGTTATCGCCGTGATTATCTGGTTGTTTACGCGAGGTAAAAATTAA
- a CDS encoding S9 family peptidase, whose translation MKFKHTLLAIAAPFLMNAQNVMTAETLWTLNKLGVSAVSPDQSSLIYSVGKTDLKTEKTNKKNYFFNIKNAKATNLDLGKKSLIQWDKNGIYAQEDDKIYLSKDAGKTWTEFYTIGKVDNIVISPDGKKIAFSKEVLVEKVLGKDKYDDVPKTTAQIYTDLNHRHWDYFSEGKYNHVFVVNTAEKVEAAKDLLEGKTFDSPQRPFGGGEDFVWSPDSSELLYVTKALSGKQYSKSTNTDIFAYNLASGAVRNLTESNKGYDVSPQFSPDGKYLTWMSMEREGYEADKNDIKILEWKTGRVTNLTSKWDESVSGSVFWTEDSKNIYFTTPWRGTKQLFSLNPKNQKITQITSGNFDVNDIYALNKNTLLVSRTDMNHNADLFNVDLKKGTMTQVTEVNKKNYENITPSKTELKMVKTTDGKEMGVWFIYPPNFDPAKKYPTLLYCQGGPQSALTQFFSTRWNFALMAANDYIIVAPNRRGMPGWGTKWNEEISNDWGGQPMRDYLAAADYAKTLPYVDGDRMGAVGASYGGYSVFMLAGIHENRFKTFIAHDGLFDMKSWFLTTEELWFANWDLGGSPYDIPTPKAYTKFDPSQYVNKWNTPIMIIQGGIDYRVPYEQGQEAFQAAQLKGLKSKFLYFPNENHWVLHPQNALVWQREFFSWLKETL comes from the coding sequence ATGAAATTTAAACATACTTTACTCGCCATTGCTGCGCCTTTTCTTATGAATGCACAAAATGTGATGACGGCGGAAACGCTTTGGACGCTGAATAAACTTGGTGTCAGCGCTGTTTCACCGGACCAGTCGTCGTTGATTTACAGCGTGGGAAAAACCGACCTGAAAACTGAAAAAACAAACAAAAAGAACTATTTTTTCAACATCAAAAATGCGAAGGCGACCAATCTTGACTTAGGAAAAAAATCGCTCATCCAATGGGATAAAAATGGAATTTATGCCCAGGAAGATGACAAAATTTATCTCTCTAAAGATGCCGGCAAAACCTGGACGGAATTTTACACCATCGGGAAAGTTGACAATATTGTGATTTCGCCGGACGGCAAAAAGATCGCCTTCAGCAAAGAAGTTTTGGTGGAAAAAGTTTTGGGTAAAGACAAATACGACGATGTACCAAAAACCACCGCACAAATTTATACCGACCTGAACCACCGCCACTGGGATTATTTTAGCGAAGGAAAATACAACCACGTTTTTGTGGTAAATACGGCGGAAAAAGTAGAAGCTGCCAAAGATTTGCTGGAAGGTAAAACCTTCGATTCGCCGCAGCGCCCTTTCGGTGGTGGTGAAGATTTTGTCTGGAGCCCGGATTCTTCAGAGTTGTTGTACGTGACGAAAGCCTTGAGCGGAAAACAATATTCAAAATCCACAAACACTGATATTTTTGCTTATAATTTGGCTTCCGGCGCGGTAAGAAACCTGACGGAAAGCAATAAAGGTTATGACGTTTCACCGCAGTTTTCGCCGGACGGAAAATATCTCACCTGGATGTCAATGGAAAGAGAAGGTTATGAAGCCGACAAAAACGACATTAAAATTCTGGAGTGGAAAACCGGTCGTGTTACCAATTTAACTTCGAAATGGGATGAAAGTGTTTCCGGCTCCGTTTTCTGGACAGAAGATTCCAAAAATATTTATTTTACTACGCCGTGGCGCGGAACTAAACAACTGTTTTCTTTAAACCCGAAAAACCAAAAAATTACCCAGATTACCTCCGGAAATTTCGATGTTAATGATATTTATGCTCTGAATAAAAATACGCTGCTAGTTTCGCGAACCGACATGAACCACAATGCAGATCTCTTTAATGTTGATCTGAAAAAAGGCACCATGACGCAAGTTACCGAGGTCAACAAAAAGAATTACGAAAACATTACACCGTCGAAAACCGAGCTTAAAATGGTGAAAACCACGGACGGTAAAGAAATGGGCGTGTGGTTTATTTATCCGCCAAATTTCGATCCGGCAAAAAAATATCCAACTTTGCTGTACTGTCAGGGCGGTCCGCAATCAGCCTTAACACAGTTTTTCAGCACCCGATGGAATTTTGCTTTGATGGCGGCAAACGATTACATCATTGTAGCACCAAACCGTCGCGGGATGCCGGGCTGGGGCACAAAATGGAACGAGGAAATTTCAAATGACTGGGGTGGACAACCGATGAGAGATTATCTTGCAGCTGCTGATTACGCGAAAACTTTACCATATGTGGATGGTGACAGAATGGGCGCTGTTGGCGCGAGTTACGGCGGTTACAGCGTTTTCATGTTGGCGGGAATTCACGAAAACCGTTTTAAAACCTTCATCGCGCACGACGGACTTTTCGATATGAAATCGTGGTTTTTAACCACCGAAGAACTTTGGTTTGCCAACTGGGATTTGGGCGGCTCGCCGTACGATATTCCTACGCCGAAAGCGTACACGAAGTTTGATCCTTCTCAATATGTGAATAAATGGAACACGCCGATTATGATCATCCAAGGCGGAATTGATTATCGCGTACCGTACGAGCAAGGCCAGGAAGCTTTTCAGGCAGCGCAGCTGAAAGGTTTGAAATCAAAGTTCCTTTATTTCCCCAATGAAAATCACTGGGTTTTGCATCCGCAAAATGCTTTGGTTTGGCAACGGGAATTTTTCTCCTGGCTGAAGGAAACTTTATAA
- a CDS encoding DUF6526 family protein, with product MQTQNYKNHRKFYPPHHFIFLPMLAFLLIFGVRKYFTDENNELIWALFSVIIFLFIYLTLMLRQHYALGNQDRIIRLEFRQRYFEIFGKRSDEVENKLAFNQIAALRFAFDDEFKILLEKALSENISGNELKKSITKWRPDYHRI from the coding sequence ATGCAGACTCAAAACTATAAAAACCATCGAAAATTTTATCCGCCGCACCATTTTATTTTCTTACCGATGCTGGCTTTTCTGCTGATTTTCGGGGTCCGGAAATATTTTACAGATGAAAATAATGAACTTATTTGGGCGTTATTTTCAGTAATTATCTTCCTGTTTATTTATTTGACTTTGATGCTGCGCCAGCATTACGCGCTCGGAAATCAAGACCGAATTATCAGATTGGAATTCAGGCAGCGTTATTTTGAAATTTTCGGAAAACGCTCGGATGAGGTAGAAAATAAACTTGCTTTCAATCAGATTGCTGCTTTGCGTTTTGCATTCGATGATGAATTCAAAATACTTTTAGAAAAAGCCCTTTCGGAAAATATAAGCGGTAATGAACTGAAAAAATCGATAACAAAATGGCGCCCGGATTATCACCGAATTTAA
- a CDS encoding PH domain-containing protein, with the protein MQEFKTAKMDGRTRLLTVILLVGLPVLAISSFFFEPQKLSVSIFLCLLFVAVIFISYAFVPKRIALSAEQILIQNLYGAVVIHLNEIKSVERLEKVGFNFRTFGVGGLFGYFGYFNGRDVWYVTNIYKKIKITLHNGKIYMLSPEEPELFIDEIRKISAKRG; encoded by the coding sequence ATGCAGGAATTCAAGACCGCAAAAATGGACGGCCGCACGAGATTACTGACGGTTATTTTACTCGTTGGTTTGCCTGTGCTGGCAATCAGTTCCTTCTTCTTTGAGCCGCAAAAACTCTCGGTTTCCATATTTTTATGCCTTTTGTTTGTCGCGGTAATCTTCATTTCTTACGCTTTTGTACCGAAAAGAATTGCACTATCTGCAGAGCAAATTTTAATTCAGAATTTATACGGCGCGGTGGTCATTCATTTAAATGAAATAAAAAGCGTCGAAAGACTGGAGAAAGTCGGTTTTAATTTCCGAACCTTTGGTGTCGGCGGATTGTTCGGGTATTTTGGATATTTCAACGGCCGCGACGTTTGGTACGTCACCAATATTTACAAAAAGATAAAAATTACCTTGCATAACGGCAAAATTTATATGCTGTCGCCAGAAGAACCGGAGCTTTTCATCGATGAAATCCGAAAAATATCGGCAAAAAGAGGCTAA
- the queA gene encoding tRNA preQ1(34) S-adenosylmethionine ribosyltransferase-isomerase QueA — MKTSDFNFELPEELLAEHPAEHRDEAKLMVLNRATQTIEHRLFKDVVDYFEEKDLFIFNNTKVFPARLYGNKEKTGAKIEVFLLRELDKETRVWDVLVDPARKIRIGNKLFFTEDEGLVAEVIDNTTSRGRTLRFLYDGSYEEFRAKLKELGETPLPKYFKREVEPEDAERYQTIYAKHEGAVAAPTAGLHFSRHLMKKLEIKGIDFAEVTLHVGLGTFNPIEVEDLSKHKMESEEAIIDQKNADIINNAVAEGRRVCAVGTTTMRTLETSVSSNKKIGPYHGWTNKFIFPPHEFGVANCMITNFHMPKSTLMMMIAAFAGKDFLMQAYEEAIKHKYKFYSYGDAMLIL, encoded by the coding sequence ATGAAAACATCTGATTTTAACTTCGAGCTGCCCGAAGAACTTTTGGCAGAACACCCGGCTGAGCACAGAGATGAAGCCAAACTCATGGTTTTAAACCGTGCCACACAAACCATTGAACATCGTTTATTTAAAGATGTCGTAGATTATTTCGAAGAAAAAGACCTCTTCATATTCAACAATACCAAAGTTTTTCCGGCAAGATTGTACGGAAATAAGGAAAAAACCGGCGCAAAAATCGAAGTTTTTCTTTTGAGAGAACTCGACAAAGAAACCCGCGTTTGGGACGTTTTGGTGGATCCAGCGCGTAAAATCAGAATTGGAAATAAACTCTTTTTTACCGAAGACGAAGGTTTGGTAGCTGAAGTGATTGACAATACGACTTCACGCGGTAGAACTTTGCGATTTTTGTACGATGGTTCTTACGAAGAATTCCGTGCGAAACTGAAAGAACTGGGTGAAACGCCGCTTCCGAAATATTTCAAAAGAGAAGTAGAACCGGAAGATGCAGAGCGTTATCAAACCATTTATGCAAAACACGAAGGTGCAGTAGCAGCTCCGACTGCAGGTTTGCACTTTTCCCGTCATTTGATGAAAAAATTGGAAATTAAAGGAATCGATTTCGCTGAAGTTACCCTTCACGTAGGTCTGGGAACATTTAATCCGATCGAAGTTGAAGATTTGTCCAAGCATAAAATGGAATCTGAAGAAGCCATCATCGATCAGAAAAACGCCGACATCATCAACAACGCAGTTGCTGAAGGCAGACGCGTTTGCGCCGTTGGGACCACTACCATGAGAACGCTTGAAACCTCGGTTTCTTCTAATAAAAAAATTGGCCCTTACCACGGTTGGACAAATAAATTTATTTTCCCGCCGCATGAATTTGGTGTTGCAAACTGCATGATCACCAACTTCCACATGCCGAAATCAACATTAATGATGATGATTGCTGCATTTGCAGGAAAAGATTTCCTGATGCAAGCTTATGAAGAAGCCATCAAACATAAATATAAATTCTATTCTTACGGTGATGCAATGCTCATTTTGTAA
- a CDS encoding phage holin family protein: MNLIIRLLVTAVVAFFLTKILTGVHIDGFSTALVFALILGVLNLIVTPILKILGLPLTILTLGLFSLVINALVVLLAAKFVPGMSIDGFGWAFIFSIALSLITSLISGIFTSGD, from the coding sequence ATGAACTTAATTATCAGGTTACTCGTAACAGCGGTTGTCGCATTTTTTCTCACCAAAATTTTAACCGGCGTTCACATCGACGGATTTTCTACCGCTTTGGTTTTTGCCCTTATTTTAGGTGTTTTAAATCTTATCGTAACACCTATTTTAAAAATTCTGGGTTTACCTTTAACCATTCTTACGCTCGGACTTTTTTCTTTGGTTATTAATGCCTTGGTGGTTTTGCTGGCAGCGAAATTCGTTCCCGGAATGAGCATTGATGGATTTGGCTGGGCCTTTATTTTCAGTATCGCGCTTTCACTTATCACTTCTTTGATAAGCGGAATTTTTACTTCGGGTGATTAA
- a CDS encoding polyprenyl synthetase family protein has protein sequence MANIVAEIKTPIDAEMKLFEQKFYESMQSNVALLDKVTRFIVTTKGKQMRPMFVFLCAKLTGEVNEKSFRGASMIELIHTATLVHDDVVDESFKRRNFFSINALWKNKIAVLVGDYLLSKAVLLSTDHKDYDLLAVISRTIREMAEGELLQLEKARKLDITEEVYYEIIRQKTATLIAACCEIGVLSTGKEAGLASKMREFGTYTGMAFQIKDDLFDYLTSNIIGKPVGIDIKEKKMTLPLIHALRTATEKDRSYYFNTIKRYNNDSKRVKELIEYVKKSGGLDYAVGKMKEYQQKAKDILEEFPDSEAKKSLQLMLNYVIERKF, from the coding sequence GTGGCAAATATTGTAGCAGAAATAAAGACTCCCATCGATGCAGAAATGAAACTTTTCGAGCAAAAGTTTTATGAATCCATGCAAAGTAATGTTGCGCTGCTCGATAAAGTTACGCGCTTTATTGTGACCACAAAAGGCAAGCAGATGCGGCCCATGTTTGTTTTCCTGTGCGCAAAACTCACGGGCGAGGTAAATGAAAAATCATTCCGTGGCGCCTCGATGATTGAGTTGATTCACACTGCCACTTTGGTTCACGATGACGTCGTGGATGAAAGTTTTAAGCGCCGTAATTTCTTTTCCATCAATGCGTTATGGAAAAATAAAATCGCAGTTTTAGTGGGCGATTATCTGCTTTCAAAAGCAGTTTTGCTTTCTACGGACCATAAAGATTACGATTTGCTCGCGGTTATTTCACGAACAATTCGCGAAATGGCGGAAGGCGAACTTTTACAGCTCGAAAAAGCCCGCAAACTCGATATTACCGAAGAAGTTTATTACGAAATCATCCGCCAGAAAACCGCAACTTTAATCGCGGCGTGCTGTGAAATCGGTGTTTTATCTACCGGAAAAGAAGCGGGTTTAGCTTCGAAAATGCGTGAATTCGGTACGTACACCGGAATGGCATTTCAGATTAAAGATGATCTTTTTGATTATTTGACTTCAAACATCATCGGAAAACCGGTCGGCATTGATATTAAGGAAAAGAAAATGACCTTGCCGCTCATTCATGCTTTACGAACGGCGACTGAAAAAGACCGTTCCTACTATTTCAACACGATTAAACGCTATAACAACGACAGCAAACGCGTTAAGGAACTCATCGAATACGTGAAAAAATCCGGCGGACTGGATTACGCGGTGGGAAAGATGAAAGAATATCAGCAAAAAGCAAAAGATATTCTTGAAGAATTTCCCGATTCAGAGGCGAAAAAATCACTTCAGCTGATGTTGAATTATGTGATTGAAAGAAAATTCTAA
- the rlmN gene encoding 23S rRNA (adenine(2503)-C(2))-methyltransferase RlmN yields the protein MKDIRTLSLEELQNYFISLGEKPFRAKQVYEWLWSKNLHSIEEMTNLSKDLRDRIAQEYHINPISVDQLQKSTDGTIKNGVKLHDGLLVESVLIPTETRTTACVSSQVGCSLNCEFCATARLKRMRNLEVAEIVDQVALIDRQSKLYFDRPLSNIVFMGMGEPMMNYKNVVESIRKITDPKGLGMSARRITVSTSGIPKMIKMLADENLRVNLALSLHSAIEKKRNEIMPFSDKFPLTDILDSLKYWYEKTGNIVTFEYCVWKGINDQDEDIKALIRYCKQIPSKVNLIQYNPIGDGKYDQCNKDAEENYVRQLEKAGITVLIRRSRGGDIDAACGQLANKSSE from the coding sequence TTGAAGGACATCCGCACCTTATCCTTAGAAGAATTACAGAATTATTTCATCTCTCTGGGCGAAAAACCTTTTCGTGCAAAGCAGGTGTATGAATGGTTGTGGAGCAAAAATTTGCATTCCATTGAGGAAATGACGAATCTTTCAAAAGATTTGCGCGACCGTATTGCTCAGGAATACCACATCAATCCAATTTCTGTCGATCAGCTTCAAAAATCAACAGACGGAACCATCAAAAATGGGGTAAAATTACATGATGGTTTGTTGGTTGAATCCGTTTTGATTCCAACCGAAACACGCACAACAGCGTGTGTCTCCTCTCAAGTTGGCTGTTCACTGAATTGTGAATTTTGTGCCACCGCGCGCCTGAAAAGAATGCGGAATCTGGAAGTTGCAGAAATTGTAGATCAGGTTGCACTCATCGACCGCCAAAGTAAGCTTTATTTTGACCGGCCGCTTTCCAACATCGTTTTTATGGGAATGGGCGAGCCGATGATGAATTACAAAAATGTGGTGGAATCCATCCGAAAAATTACGGATCCAAAAGGTTTGGGAATGTCTGCGCGCAGGATTACGGTTTCAACATCCGGAATTCCGAAAATGATAAAAATGCTGGCAGATGAAAATCTACGAGTTAATCTGGCACTTTCTCTTCACTCTGCAATCGAGAAAAAAAGGAATGAAATTATGCCTTTTTCCGATAAATTTCCTTTAACCGATATTTTGGATTCATTGAAATATTGGTACGAAAAAACGGGAAATATCGTCACGTTTGAATATTGTGTCTGGAAAGGAATCAATGATCAGGATGAAGATATTAAAGCACTAATCCGCTACTGTAAGCAGATTCCAAGCAAAGTAAATCTCATTCAGTACAATCCGATTGGCGACGGAAAATACGACCAGTGCAATAAAGATGCGGAGGAAAACTACGTGCGTCAGCTGGAAAAAGCCGGAATTACGGTGCTTATCCGCCGCAGCCGCGGTGGAGATATCGATGCTGCCTGCGGACAGCTTGCTAATAAAAGCAGTGAGTAA
- a CDS encoding YoaK family protein produces the protein MFSHIGKTRTPAHNLGIASLLSFVAGLVNVVGFFSVQKLTTNVTGHFAFFVDEVFKLNFDNAFHVALFVFFFFLGAFSANFLVETYSRIRENQTYVLPILTEATIIAVIAFTGNYLIPRNPDIIAFSLLFAMGMQNSLVTSISKSIVRTTHLTGMFTDLGIEFSQLFFYKDKKHKRKLIRSIGLRLTIIWMFFAGGVCGGILFESFGIKSLILGSIILLGGLTYDFIKIKMLLLHRRWK, from the coding sequence ATGTTTTCACACATCGGGAAAACCAGGACGCCCGCACATAATCTTGGCATTGCTTCTTTGCTCTCTTTTGTGGCCGGTTTGGTAAATGTGGTCGGATTTTTTTCCGTTCAGAAATTAACCACCAATGTCACCGGACATTTTGCCTTTTTTGTAGACGAAGTTTTCAAGCTGAACTTTGATAATGCTTTCCACGTTGCGCTTTTCGTATTCTTCTTTTTTCTGGGCGCCTTTTCGGCAAATTTTTTGGTGGAGACTTACTCTCGTATCCGCGAAAATCAAACCTACGTTTTACCAATTCTAACCGAAGCGACCATCATTGCGGTGATTGCTTTTACAGGAAATTATCTCATTCCGAGAAATCCGGATATCATTGCTTTCAGCCTGCTTTTTGCGATGGGAATGCAGAACTCATTGGTCACCAGCATTTCAAAATCTATCGTTCGAACAACTCATTTAACCGGCATGTTCACCGATTTAGGAATTGAATTTTCCCAGCTTTTTTTCTACAAAGACAAAAAACACAAACGAAAATTAATACGTTCCATCGGTTTGCGACTGACCATTATATGGATGTTTTTCGCAGGTGGAGTTTGCGGCGGTATTTTATTCGAAAGTTTCGGTATAAAATCGCTCATCCTCGGTTCAATAATTTTGCTTGGCGGTCTTACGTACGACTTTATTAAAATTAAAATGTTGCTTTTGCACCGCAGATGGAAATGA